One Brassica napus cultivar Da-Ae chromosome A1, Da-Ae, whole genome shotgun sequence genomic region harbors:
- the LOC106396942 gene encoding COBRA-like protein 8, translating into MILMGLAPKLILLLSLFTTIQLTSSQPRQRSNDSTPPPPPPTPPSPPPISPDAVLCNGIFVSYTYSTGTEIKPNDTKSQPYRFESVITVLNNGRDELKSWLVFVGFAHKEILVSASNAILEDGSSLPVSVENGTTFAGYPAADLKSAIMTAGDIKQMEARVELVGTQFGVAPPGIPLPNNITLVNDGWSCPKATKRDGNILEVCCMPDPKNETDPIGEKLKPRQKGDLTIMYDIIRPYATSYWAQVTIENHNPLGRLDNWDLSFEWTKDEFISQTKGAYPSVVDASACIDGPQGKHYDAVDFSTVLSCARKPHIIDLPLTKYNDSNLGLKPYCCRNGTILSPSMDPTKSKSVFQMEVYKMPPNLNISAIAPPLSWKIKGNFNPDYKCGPPARVSLSEFPDPSGLPSNRTAFASWQVACNITQPVPPSCCVSFSSYLNDSIIPCNTCACRDCSSKRVDKTCSTTSPALLLPPQALLIPFENRTKFAASWANLKHRKVPTLLPCGDYCGVSINWHLATDYRRGWSARITIFNWGGTNFADWSAAVELKNAAPDFEKAYSFNATTVAVDGKNTTVLMEGLPGLNYLVAEVDAKNPSKDYRVPGKQQSVISFTKKLNPGIKVGAGEGFPTKVFFNGQECSLPSIIPSNGHKGRVSTFLLMVLPVFALLSLWV; encoded by the exons ATGATTCTCATGGGTTTAGCTCCGAAGTTGATCCTACTGCTGTCTCTCTTCACAACGATTCAACTAACGTCGTCTCAGCCTCGGCAACGATCCAACGATTcaactcctcctcctcctcctcctactcCTCCTTCTCCTCCACCAATCTCTCCCGACGCTGTCCTCTGCAACGGCATCTTCGTCTCGTACACTTACTCAACCGGGACCGAAATCAAACCAAACGACACTAAGAGCCAGCCGTACCGGTTCGAGTCCGTGATCACCGTCCTAAACAACGGCAGAGACGAGCTTAAGTCGTGGCTCGTCTTCGTCGGATTCGCTCACAAAGAGATTCTCGTCTCCGCCAGCAACGCTATTCTCGAAGACGGGTCTAGCCTTCCGGTTAGCGTAGAGAACGGTACGACGTTTGCAGGGTATCCCGCGGCGGATTTGAAGTCGGCGATCATGACGGCGGGTGACATCAAGCAGATGGAGGCACGTGTGGAGCTCGTGGGTACTCAGTTTGGTGTTGCCCCGCCTGGTATTCCGCTTCCTAACAACATCACTCTTGTTAATGATGGCTGGTCATGTCCCAAAGCCACCAAACGAG ATGGAAACATTCTGGAAGTGTGTTGCATGCCAGACCCTAAAAACGAAACAGACCCCATTGGTGAAAAGTTGAAACCAAGGCAAAAAGGAGACTTAACCATAATGTACGACATAATCAGACCATACGCAACAAGCTACTGGGCGCAGGTCACCATAGAGAACCACAACCCCCTCGGTCGTCTCGACAACTGGGACCTAAGTTTCGAATGGACGAAAGACGAGTTCATCTCCCAAACCAAAGGAGCTTATCCAAGCGTTGTGGATGCATCGGCCTGCATCGATGGCCCGCAAGGAAAACACTACGATGCAGTTGACTTCTCCACCGTCCTGAGCTGTGCGAGGAAACCGCACATCATAGACCTCCCTCTGACTAAGTACAACGACTCCAACCTCGGACTCAAACCATACTGCTGCAGAAACGGAACCATCCTGTCGCCTTCTATGGATCCAACCAAGTCGAAGTCTGTTTTTCAAATGGAGGTTTACAAAATGCCTCCTAATCTCAACATCTCCGCCATCGCTCCACCTTTGAGCTGGAAGATCAAAGGTAACTTTAACCCTGATTACAAATGCGGCCCTCCGGCTAGAGTCAGCTTAAGCGAGTTCCCTGATCCGTCCGGTTTGCCTTCGAACCGGACCGCGTTCGCCAGCTGGCAAGTGGCGTGCAACATCACTCAACCAGTTCCCCCCAGCTGCTGCGTGTCTTTCTCCTCTTACCTCAACGACTCCATCATCCCTTGTAATACCTGCGCTTGCAGAGACTGTTCTAGCAAGAGAGTTGATAAAACGTGCAGCACTACTTCCCCGGCTCTTCTCTTACCTCCTCAAGCTCTTCTCATCCCCTTTGAGAATCGAACCAAGTTCGCTGCATCGTGGGCGAATTTGAAACACAGAAAAGTTCCAACTCTGTTGCCATGCGGAGACTACTGTGGAGTCAGCATAAACTGGCACTTAGCCACTGACTACCGTCGTGGATGGAGTGCTAGAATCACGATTTTTAACTGGGGAGGAACCAACTTCGCGGACTGGTCTGCCGCGGTCGAGCTGAAGAACGCTGCCCCGGATTTTGAGAAGGCTTACTCCTTTAATGCAACGACCGTTGCTGTCGATGGGAAGAACACCACTGTTTTGATGGAAGGGCTTCCTGGTCTGAACTATCTCGTTGCGGAGGTGGATGCGAAGAACCCGAGTAAGGACTATAGGGTGCCCGGTAAGCAGCAGTCGGTTATCTCTTTTACCAAGAAACTGAATCCTGGGATTAAGGTCGGGGCTGGAGAAGGGTTTCCGACCAAAGTGTTCTTCAACGGTCAGGAATGTTCGCTTCCTTCTATAATACCTAGCAATGGTCACAAAGGACGTGTCTCCACATTTCTTCTAATGGTGTTACCAGTTTTTGCTCTCTTGAGTCTTTGGGTTTAA
- the LOC111198703 gene encoding DEAD-box ATP-dependent RNA helicase 13, with protein MSKLLKSTATMSPGAGESSSMAAKKKKKRSHKRKREEELERLDSLPWSSTIPIGEDDEGETFSTLFAGSDELDGGFLSLEEIDEADYNLADFPVDESVKGKKGLKSKKQAHDNNDGDEEEAVDEITEDKVGEEEGKGEGVVESPKKKEKKYKNKKKKERRKRVKEADKVQDSPAAVSCDEENKAEELDGEEEEIPPDFSAWSLMRLHPLLMKSIYHLGFKEPTKIQKACFTVAAFQGKDVIGAAETGSGKTLAFGLPILQRLLDEREKVGKLFALKGEEAQKYSADGYLRALIITPTRELALQVTEHLKNAAKNLGVRVVPIVGGMSSAKQERLLKGKPEIVVGTPGRLWELMSAGEKHLVELQCLSFFVLDEADRMVEGGHFRELQSIIDMLPVTDKPSEGKTQSSDTVSDAPKKKRQTFVFSATIALSSDFRKKLKRGSSKSKQSSSGEVNSIEVLSERAGMRDSVAIVDLTTAAILAPKIEESFIRCEEEDKDAYLYYLLSVHGQGRTIVFCTSVAALRHICALLKILGVDVCKLNADMKQQARLKAMDRFRSSENGVLVATDVVARGIDIKNVRTIIHYQLPHSAEVYVHRSGRTARAFADGCSIALIAPNDTSKFYTLCKSFSKESVKIFPLDSSLMPDVKKRLSLARQIDQIERKGSRERVDRTWLEKHAELMELELDEDESEEEKVDNVRQRKATSAQLKKLKEELSSLLSRPMQPKKFSDRYFAGRGMSPLLQNQLAELTNQKQQQQVASGGDKKRRKLVVVSQNCIEPLQALRDGSKEVMSMKGQSADRRRDIATLRKKKKEEKIGRRDQRRDQKKKRKLMAS; from the exons ATGTCGAAGCTTCTCAAATCAACGGCTACCATGTCTCCCGGCGCCGGAGAATCATCCTCGATGgcggcgaagaagaagaagaaaagaagtcaTAAGAGGAAGCGAGAAGAAGAGCTCGAACGCTTGGATTCGCTTCCGTGGAGCTCTACTATACCTATCGGAGAAGACGACGAGGGCGAAACGTTCTCCACCCTCTTCGCGGGTTCAGACGAGCTTGACGGAG GTTTTCTCTCGCTTGAGGAAATTGATGAAGCTGATTACAATCTTGCGGACTTTCCTGTGGATGAAAGTGTTAAAGGAAAGAAAGGGTTGAAGTCGAAGAAGCAAGCTCATGATAATAATGATGGTGACGAAGAAGAGGCTGTGGATGAGATAACTGAAGATAAagtaggagaagaagaaggtaaaGGAGAGGGTGTTGTGGAGAGTCctaagaaaaaagagaagaaatataaaaataagaagaagaaggagaggagGAAGAGGGTTAAGGAGGCTGATAAGGTTCAGGATTCTCCTGCTG CCGTTAGCTGTGATGAGGAGAACAAAGCAGAGGAGCtagatggtgaagaagaagagattccCCCGGACTTTAGTGCATGGAGTTTGATGAGACTCCATCCACTACTCATGAAGTCTATATACCATCTCGGATTCAAGGAGCCGACAAAAATCCAGAAGGCTTGTTTTACCGTTGCAGCGTTTCAGGGAAAG GATGTTATTGGTGCCGCGGAGACAGGGTCTGGAAAGACGCTTGCTTTTGGGTTGCCCATACTCCAACGCCTCTTAGATGAGCGGGAGAAGGTTGGCAAACTGTTTGCATTGAAGGGAGAGGAAGCGCAGAAATATTCTGCAGATGGCTACTTACGAGCTCTTATCATCACTCCGACTAGGGAACTTGCTCTACAG gTGACAGAACATCTTAAGAACGCTGCCAAAAATCTAGGTGTCAGGGTCGTTCCTATTGTTGGTGGGATGTCATCAGCGAAGCAGGAAAGGCTTCTGAAAGGAAAACCAGAAATAGTTGTTGGAACTCCGGGGAGGTTATGGGAACTCATGTCGGCCGGAGAAAAGCATCTTGTAGAG CTGCAATGCTTGTCGTTCTTTGTGTTGGATGAGGCTGACCGCATGGTTGAAGGCGGGCATTTCCGGGAGCTGCAGTCTATAATTGACATGCTTCCAGTGACAGATAAACCAAGCGAAGGGAAAACGCAGAGTTCCGATACAGTTTCAGACGCCCCAAAGAAGAAAAGACAAACATTTGTTTTCTCAGCTACCATAGCACTGTCCTCTGACTTCCGCAAAAAGCTAAAGCGCGGCTCCTCCAAGTCAAAGCAGTCATCGTCTGGTGAAGTAAATTCCATTGAGGTTTTATCTGAAAGAGCTGGAATGAGAGATAGTGTTGCCATCGTTGATCTGACGACTGCTGCTATTTTGGCACCAAAGATTGAAGAATCTTTTATTAG GTGCGAAGAGGAGGATAAAGATGCGTACTTGTATTATCTTCTGAGCGTCCATGGACAAGGGCGGACAATTGTTTTCTGTACATCAGTGGCAGCTTTGCGTCATATCTGTGCGCTTCTAAAGATTCTTGGAGTCGATGTTTGCAAACTCAACGCAGATATGAAGCAGCAAGCTCGGTTGAAG GCAATGGACCGTTTCCGTTCAAGCGAAAATGGAGTACTCGTGGCAACAGATGTTGTAGCAAGGGGAATTGATATTAAGAATGTCCGAACTATTATTCACTACCAGCTTCCACATTCAGCAGAA GTTTATGTTCATAGAAGTGGAAGGACGGCTAGAGCATTCGCAGATGGATGCAGCATAGCTTTAATTGCTCCGAATGATACATCAAAGTTTTACACGCTATGCAAGTCATTCTCTAAG GAAAGCGTAAAGATATTCCCTTTGGATAGCTCCCTAATGCCAGATGTGAAGAAGCGGTTGTCTCTAGCACGTCAAATAGACCAGATTGAGCGAAAAGGGTCGCGG GAGAGAGTAGACAGGACCTGGCTCGAGAAACATGCTGAGTTGATGGAACTGGAGTTGGACGAAGATGAAAGCGAAGAGGAAAAAGTAGACAATGTTAGGCAGAGGAAAGCGACCTCAGCACAACTTAAAAAGCTGAAGGAG GAACTTAGCTCGCTATTATCACGTCCGATGCAGCCTAAGAAATTTTCAGACCGTTACTTTGCTGGG CGTGGTATGTCGCCACTATTACAGAATCAGCTAGCAGAGTTAACAAATCAGAAGCAGCAGCAACAAGTGGCAAGTGGTGGAgataaaaagagaagaaagcttGTGGTGGTTTCCCAGAATTGCATCGAACCTCTTCAAGCCCTTCGTGACGGTAGTAAAGAG GTGATGAGCATGAAAGGTCAGAGTGCAGATAGGAGACGCGATATAGCTAcattgaggaagaagaaaaaggaagagaagatag GTCGGCGTGATCAGCGAAgggatcagaagaagaagagaaaactaatgGCTTCTTAA